In Phacochoerus africanus isolate WHEZ1 chromosome 1, ROS_Pafr_v1, whole genome shotgun sequence, the following are encoded in one genomic region:
- the FAIM gene encoding fas apoptotic inhibitory molecule 1 isoform X2, translating to MTDLVAVWDVALSDGVHKIEFEHGTTSGKRVVYVDGKEEIRKEWMFKLVGKETFCVGAAKTKATINIDAVSGFAYEYTLEINGKSLKKYMESRSKTTNTWVLQLDNEDFRVVLEKDTMDVWCNGKKMETAGEFVDDGTETHFSIGNHDCYIKAVSSGKRKEGIIHTLIVDNREIAEIP from the exons ATGACAGATCTCGTAGCCGTTTGGGATGTTGCTTTAAGTGATGGAGTTCATAAGATTGAATTTGAACATGGGACCACATCAGGCAAAAGAGTGGTATATGTAGATGGgaag gaagagataagaaaagaatggatgttcAAATTAGTGGGCAAAGAAACCTTCTGTGTTGGAGCTGCAAAGACAAAAGCAACCATAAATATAGATGCTGTCAGTGGTTTTGCTTATGAATATACTCTGGAAATTAATGGGAAGAGTCTCAAGAAGTATATGGAGAGCAGATCAAAAACCACCAACACTTGGGTACTGCAGTTGGATAATGAGGACTTTAGAGTTGTGTTGG AAAAAGACACTATGGATGTCTGGTGCAATGGTAAAAAAATGGAGACGGCA GGCGAGTTTGTAGATGATGGGACTGAAACTCACTTCAGTATTGGGAACCATGACTGTTACATAAAAGCCGTCAGTAGTGGGAAGCGGAAAGAAGGGATTATTCATACACTCATTGTGGATAATAGAGAAATCGCAGAAATTCCTTAA
- the FAIM gene encoding fas apoptotic inhibitory molecule 1 isoform X1 gives MASGDDSPIFEDDESPPYSLEKMTDLVAVWDVALSDGVHKIEFEHGTTSGKRVVYVDGKEEIRKEWMFKLVGKETFCVGAAKTKATINIDAVSGFAYEYTLEINGKSLKKYMESRSKTTNTWVLQLDNEDFRVVLEKDTMDVWCNGKKMETAGEFVDDGTETHFSIGNHDCYIKAVSSGKRKEGIIHTLIVDNREIAEIP, from the exons ATGGCATCTGGAGATGACAGTCCTATCTTTGAAGATGACGAAag ccCTCCTTATAGCCTGGAAAAAATGACAGATCTCGTAGCCGTTTGGGATGTTGCTTTAAGTGATGGAGTTCATAAGATTGAATTTGAACATGGGACCACATCAGGCAAAAGAGTGGTATATGTAGATGGgaag gaagagataagaaaagaatggatgttcAAATTAGTGGGCAAAGAAACCTTCTGTGTTGGAGCTGCAAAGACAAAAGCAACCATAAATATAGATGCTGTCAGTGGTTTTGCTTATGAATATACTCTGGAAATTAATGGGAAGAGTCTCAAGAAGTATATGGAGAGCAGATCAAAAACCACCAACACTTGGGTACTGCAGTTGGATAATGAGGACTTTAGAGTTGTGTTGG AAAAAGACACTATGGATGTCTGGTGCAATGGTAAAAAAATGGAGACGGCA GGCGAGTTTGTAGATGATGGGACTGAAACTCACTTCAGTATTGGGAACCATGACTGTTACATAAAAGCCGTCAGTAGTGGGAAGCGGAAAGAAGGGATTATTCATACACTCATTGTGGATAATAGAGAAATCGCAGAAATTCCTTAA